The Thermogemmatispora onikobensis DNA window GACGGGCAACAGGCCTGACAGCGCCGGAAGAGCGCTTTGAGCTGAGCGCGGACCAGTGGCCACCAGAGCGGAGCCGCCAGGTAGCCATCTGCCCCTACCTCCAAAGCGACCACGGCATCCATGCTGTCATACTGCTTGCCAATCAAGAGGATGGGGATCGCCTGCGTGGCTTCCCGGCTTCGCAGCAGGCGACAGAGGTCCAGACCATCTCTCCCGCTCAGCGTCAGTTCTGCCATGACACCCAGCAAGGGCCGCTGCTGACCAGCCCGCCAGGCCTCTTCTCCATTGTTGACCACCAGCAGAGGATAGCGCTCCGCATGTAGATGTTCCACGAGCAGGTCACGCAGCTGGGGATCACTCACCGCCAGGAGCAGACGCGGTTGCTCCTCATCTGGCGCGCCTTCATCTCGCTCTCGTGGCCAGGGAGCTTCGGCAGAAGTCGTCCAGGAAACAGGCTCCATCTTGAGAGATGATCGAGGTCGCTGGTCCATCGCTCTTCTCCCTCCAGAACAGCGCCAGTGTTGCGCCGGCAGCTCACAGCCAGAACCGCTCCTGCGCTCGCCTCGCATCAGCTAAATCAATCAGCCAGTCAGGGTCTAACCCGACCTGGCTGCTGCTCCTGCGCAGCAACCAGGTGTAGAAAGGCTTGCACGCGTTGCCGGAGCTCCTGCGCCACCGTGAGAAACAGCGCCAGCCTCTCTTCCTCACTGCCCTCCGCTTCAAGTGGATCAGGAATACTCCAATGCAGCATCTGAGTAGGAGCAGCAAAGACAGGACAACGTTCCCGCATGCGATCACAGACCGTGATCACGTAAGCAAACGGCTGCCCTGCTGCCTCCGTCAGAGCTTCTGCCAGCGAACGACTGCGTTGGTGACTGATATCCAGGCCCAGAAGCGCGCCAGCACGTATGGCCAGCGGATGCACCGCTTGGGGCTGATTGCCAGCGCTCACAGGTCGGATTCGTCCCTGGCTCAACTGACGAAGCCAGCCTTCAGCAAGCTGAGAACGGGCACTATTGTGTGTGCAGAGCACAAGGACGTTCAAGGGGCTGGCTGGCTGCAGGCCAGTGCTGTTGGCAGCCAGCCCCTTGCCGACAGCAGCCGTCTCGGTCCCCCCGCGTAAGAGCGGATGCAGATACCCTCCTGCACGCCAGTAGGCCTGGCAGAGCTGCTCCAGATTGACGCTATAGTAGCGGACCCGCTCATCTGCGCTACTGGCTCGTTCCCTGACCAATCCGTGATGGATCAACTGCTGAAGATGATACGAGACGAGGTTTTGCGGCAGGTCTAGCAACCTGGCCAGCTCTTTGCCGCGATGATCACTGCGCGCCAGCAGCCAGAGGAGGCGCCAGCGTACGTCGTGTGCGAGCAGTCTTAAGAGCTCCGGCGGCGCTTCGATGCTCAGGGCCGACTGCATCTCTGTTTCTCCTCGGTCGTTGATAGTTCAAATAAATTTGATTCAATTTTATCTGATCTTTCATCGGAAAGCAAGGGAGTACCCGCCAGGCTGCGCTGGCTCTCTCTGGTTCCCTCAAACCAGAGCGGTTCGGGGGCAACAGGGGGAAGGTGCAGGCAGACAGGCAGGCAGACAGGCAGACAGACAGACAGTCAGTCAGTCAGTCGGTCAGTCAGTTAGTCAGTCAGTCAGTTAGTCAGTCAAACTGGCAGCAAGCGGTTCAGGCAAGCCGGAGTCCTCTTCCCCCG harbors:
- a CDS encoding response regulator transcription factor is translated as MDQRPRSSLKMEPVSWTTSAEAPWPRERDEGAPDEEQPRLLLAVSDPQLRDLLVEHLHAERYPLLVVNNGEEAWRAGQQRPLLGVMAELTLSGRDGLDLCRLLRSREATQAIPILLIGKQYDSMDAVVALEVGADGYLAAPLWWPLVRAQLKALFRRCQACCPSLVVLPRQRLSRVLTIADLQVDLTGRRVFRSGQEIQLSTLLFDLLVYLIRRRGRVLQRSEIALALWGKQTAAEERLVDAALYRLRTRLEPDPSHPLYIQTVRGIGYRFLREEGAEDDLPVQPSQSRA
- a CDS encoding helix-turn-helix domain-containing protein, with the protein product MQSALSIEAPPELLRLLAHDVRWRLLWLLARSDHRGKELARLLDLPQNLVSYHLQQLIHHGLVRERASSADERVRYYSVNLEQLCQAYWRAGGYLHPLLRGGTETAAVGKGLAANSTGLQPASPLNVLVLCTHNSARSQLAEGWLRQLSQGRIRPVSAGNQPQAVHPLAIRAGALLGLDISHQRSRSLAEALTEAAGQPFAYVITVCDRMRERCPVFAAPTQMLHWSIPDPLEAEGSEEERLALFLTVAQELRQRVQAFLHLVAAQEQQPGRVRP